The DNA segment ATCTTTGCACCTGTCCAGCTGGTGCAGAGCCCGGCGGCTCAGACCAGTGCGGAGTTCACGCATGCGCTTCCAGCGCTCGCGCTTGTTAAAGCTGTACTGGTGACCCAGGTAACGATGCTGTCTCGCGGCACGGTAAACAACAGGGTAGGACAACGACGGCAGCATCAGCGCGTGCAGACGCCCTCGCGAGCAGCAGTACTTGCTGTAGTTGGCGACGGCCGCCTGGGCACCGGGCCACTCGCCACCGTCGCAATCAGCTGGCAGGCGTTCGACCACGGCCCGCGGACCGCACACGCCGCTGATGGGCTGCAATTCGAGCAGAGACAAGAAGCGCTCCTTGCTCAGCTCGGGCACCTTGCCGTTGTTGGTGTAAGGAGCGCTTCGGCGAGGACTGCGCAGGCGGGACGGAtacggcagtgggccattggtcTTGCACGTAGTACTTTTCTCCTTCACGGTGCAGACGAGCTCGTTGGTGCTAACCCGATAGACGCGCGTTACGCCCTGCTGCCCCTCGACGACCCGAAACATGATCTCATCGGCGAAAGCACCAACGTAAAGCCGCACTCCCTTGGAGTAGCATAAGATCCACCTGTTGGCCAGGTCACGGCCTACGCCATTGCTCCACTGGCTACATCTTGGTCGTGCCGAAGACGACGTGCGGCCTTCCAAAATACCGCGATCACCGACCGACGGCGCAAGCGGCTGCTCGCACCCGCTTTTGCACTCATGGGGCGTTTGTAAGTACACACCTTGGTACCACCAAATAGCTGAAGAGGTCAATGCACACGATGGATGTCAGGAACCGAGCACCTTTCGATGAAGGTAACTCCAGCAGGACATTTATGTCAATCACGCAGTAGGCGGCGACGTTATGTCGCCATGACACGGCGTAGCCACAGAACACCCCGACACGAGTTTCGTGGGTAGTTCAGAATGGCCTCGGGGAACCACCGTGCCATTCAGCTGTCACCGAACCATGGTTCATAGCCACTAGGCCTATCCAGCCTCTGCCAAAAGAAGCGCGAGCGGCTTTCCTGTCTATCCCACTGCCCTTTCGCTCGTTCTTTCACCCTCGCTCGTCTTCATCTGTCTATCCGTTGGTTCCCGTTTCTACTCTGACCGCGCTGTACGAAATATCACGCACTACTGAATTTACGCGAGCCATCTGCTTGAAAGAAATTAACCCACCGCTGTCAATTTATATGTTGATGTTTCCCGCGTACTTTTATAAGTTTGAACTTAACATTTGATTGTATCGTGAAATCGCAGTCTCACAAACGAATTTCACTTGACACGGACGTTCGCTCGCGCTTTATTTGAATTTTACTCGATGTGGGCGGTGTACAAGTAGCATGTAAATACAAACGAACTATCGGGATAGTTTTCCTTGTGTCCATGATACATACGATACATTTGTTTCGTGGCGTCCTTGAAAGTTAGCTTTGAAGAGCAGTCAAGCGTCACTTGCGCCATCTCGACGCTGATGGAAAAAAACTCTAGAAGCGCGAACTTCAAATCTTGAGTGTCATGACCTATACAAACAACGgggtaaagaagaagaaagacagaaaaatgaaTACGGGTGTTCGGTCATGTTAAAGTATGACACAAAAATATTTGGAACATCAAACAAACTGCGTCCTTTTAAATGTCGTTCCTCTTCATATTTTGATTGTTCCTTCTGTTTTTCCTAtttcacatgatgatgatgatcacgctCGCTGGAGCGAATCCGAGCTTTCAGTTTATTATTAACAATTTACTTGTTACCCTTTCATTGCAATGTGTTTGTGAAATATTACCACCACTTTCTTTTAAGGGAGCCCTCTACAGCACAGGCCGTGCCCATTATTCAGTTCTACAAATGCTTCCCAGCTCTTCAACTTCACTAAAGCTACGGTGCTTGCACCGTGACTAAAGCCAATAATATCTGCATGCAGCGACGGTCGTGGAAGAAATTTCGATGGATAATCCGTTAATTCGGATCTAGAAATTATCAGAACCCTACGATGTTTTACAAGTCGTGCTCCGCAGCTGTGAGGGCCAGGGTTGAATTGTGACCTTTTAGAGAAGCGCTGCATGATACCACTGCAAGGAGGGCGAGTCGCAGATCACCCGTACAGTGGCTATCACCCGTCCAAGAGCCACCCGCCATGCGGGGGTTGGCGTTATCGAAAGATTGTAGCACGCGTGCAAAAAAGGGGGGACCGTGCAGGTTCGAACCagtggtagagtgtactagaagcgttTTCTACCCGTGGCTCAAGAGAACACTCGCTCCACTTggaaacgcatttttttttttctttccaagtcCGACCCATGACCTATTTTCGGCGTTTACTCTCGTTCTCTCAGTCTATTTTCTTCATTTCTTGTTGAGTTAAGAGAAAGTAGTGAACGTTCCTGGAACAGCCTCCCAAGAAGGTTTCGTTTGCGTTGAGACGCAcgtgtcgtgacgtcacaaaAAAACATCTTTGGCACTCACTCCAATTTGCTCCGCTGAGGTAAATAGGTCGCTGTTGGAGCTAACGATTGTGCAAAAATGCCGCagtactagagtgacctagaatagggggagtgtccaaagcgccggctcccgcgtgggccttttgccgtgaactcccgcgccgcgccgctgctgcgccggacccgtgggctttgcgcgctcgggaagcgcgcggaaagcaaggggcgtctgctacgcgctgtagttttttgcgccgcggttccacacagggcacttgaagtctacttaacttttataatgcggtgcggaatggagcttatccatctttaaacGTTGTGTTGGTGCTgcggcaacaacagaatgcaaaaaatcatctgtcaagcggcatcagcgtggtctagttcggtcacaaagttcgagaacgttggtgcgtgtgtaaaaacgtgcaaaacggacacgcacaagcaaagaacgaaaaaaaaattcgcacgagtaatcgggcaatagcatcacgcatgcacgaattaggagttataaaaaaattaaattgcacgcgcagtcagctgaaatacttgcgcgcagtggccgcttcacactacgagctttttactcgtggtcgccactggtttgctagccatatggacaccgctttattcgacaattcattagcctccactagctctttattatggacagagcacaccgggaatacgcaagggaaacaaaaagaagaagaaaaaaagagtagagacggccatacgaccgcaatgctgttggcttgttttttcttctgaggtagcgt comes from the Rhipicephalus sanguineus isolate Rsan-2018 chromosome 6, BIME_Rsan_1.4, whole genome shotgun sequence genome and includes:
- the LOC119396907 gene encoding uncharacterized protein LOC119396907, giving the protein MFRVVEGQQGVTRVYRVSTNELVCTVKEKSTTCKTNGPLPYPSRLRSPRRSAPYTNNGKVPELSKERFLSLLELQPISGVCGPRAVVERLPADCDGGEWPGAQAAVANYSKYCCSRGRLHALMLPSLSYPVVYRAARQHRYLGHQYSFNKRERWKRMRELRTGLSRRALHQLDRCKDLCVTVRRLTPSEVALWTKGHMRLGRTPLRELPSFLRPVRCVLPDVVQLNALKAAKLAMCVFGVRDRRTRPGALTLSQASSPLF